One window from the genome of Fibrobacter sp. encodes:
- the nuoL gene encoding NADH-quinone oxidoreductase subunit L, which yields MTHLPLWFIPLFPLIGTILLGTIAVVSSGAKKGPSEGLVGTLAVLFPALSFAVVAILACSMPEAGFRETLCNWIDIPLFRADIGFLFDGLSRIMLLFVTGIGSLIAMYSIGYMHGDRGFARFFAYINLFLFSMVVLVLADSLLLTFLGWEGVGLCSYLLIGFWNQDIKNCKAANKAFIVNRVGDIGFLLGMLTLVTIGGSSLLNYDGLAAFINMVIGAGEVVELVLPLSLAGLLFFIGCTGKSAQIPLLTWLPDAMAGPTPVSALIHAATMVTSGVYLLARLSMMFCLLEHVLLIIVFVGMFTALWAAIAGLLQNDIKKVLAYSTISQLGYMFMAAGVCAFDASIFHVFTHAFFKAALFLGAGAVIHSLAGEQDMRRMGGLINKTPVTACVMIFAFLAIVGFPGFAGFWSKDLILERIFVSGPILGPIVYVVGLATAVITAVYMGRLIIMTFFGKYRGDKETEEHIHEAPAVMLFPMVILAFGAIFSGYLWADSIGLTFFRDSMASVVGHAQALYLAANPAAHVNPVIFAALGTLAALGGMYIAWKVFSRARIIGVKGASTVPEGSAASWTFLWDYIHCAFIAGVNILAWFCDVVVEKVLQAIQWTLAAIVEILGDGASILQVRKVRLQLSFSVAGVALLVMLVIFSGGLV from the coding sequence ATGACACATTTACCACTTTGGTTTATTCCTCTTTTCCCCCTGATCGGTACCATCCTTCTGGGAACCATCGCCGTGGTTTCTTCGGGCGCAAAGAAGGGCCCCTCCGAAGGTCTCGTCGGGACTCTTGCGGTGTTGTTCCCGGCGCTCTCCTTTGCCGTGGTGGCAATCCTTGCCTGCAGCATGCCCGAGGCCGGGTTCAGGGAAACCCTCTGCAACTGGATTGATATTCCCCTGTTTCGGGCGGATATCGGTTTCCTGTTCGACGGACTTTCCCGCATCATGCTCCTGTTCGTCACGGGAATCGGCTCCCTCATCGCCATGTACTCCATCGGTTACATGCACGGCGACCGTGGCTTTGCCAGGTTCTTCGCCTACATCAACCTGTTCCTGTTCAGCATGGTGGTGTTGGTGCTTGCCGACAGCCTGCTTCTCACCTTCCTCGGTTGGGAAGGCGTGGGCCTCTGCTCTTACCTGCTTATCGGCTTCTGGAATCAGGATATCAAGAACTGCAAGGCGGCAAACAAGGCCTTTATCGTGAACCGCGTGGGCGATATCGGGTTCTTGTTGGGCATGCTTACCCTTGTGACTATCGGTGGCTCCAGCCTGTTGAACTACGACGGCCTTGCCGCTTTCATCAACATGGTGATTGGTGCCGGCGAAGTTGTGGAACTGGTTCTGCCCCTTTCTCTTGCAGGACTCCTCTTCTTTATCGGTTGCACTGGCAAGTCGGCCCAGATTCCCCTGTTGACCTGGCTTCCCGACGCCATGGCGGGTCCGACCCCCGTGTCCGCTCTTATTCATGCGGCCACCATGGTGACCAGCGGCGTTTACCTGCTGGCCCGTCTCTCGATGATGTTCTGCCTGCTGGAGCATGTGCTCTTGATTATCGTTTTCGTGGGCATGTTCACGGCCCTCTGGGCGGCCATTGCGGGCCTTCTGCAAAACGACATCAAGAAGGTTCTGGCCTACTCGACAATTTCCCAGTTGGGCTACATGTTCATGGCGGCAGGCGTCTGTGCCTTTGATGCTTCTATTTTCCATGTGTTCACCCACGCCTTCTTCAAGGCGGCCTTGTTCCTTGGAGCCGGTGCGGTTATCCATTCCCTCGCTGGGGAGCAGGATATGCGCCGTATGGGCGGGCTTATCAACAAGACTCCCGTGACGGCCTGCGTCATGATTTTTGCCTTCCTCGCCATTGTCGGGTTCCCCGGCTTTGCGGGCTTCTGGTCCAAGGACTTGATTCTGGAACGCATTTTCGTGAGTGGCCCCATTCTTGGCCCCATCGTCTATGTGGTGGGTCTTGCCACGGCGGTGATTACCGCGGTCTATATGGGACGCCTGATTATCATGACCTTCTTTGGCAAATATCGCGGTGATAAGGAAACCGAGGAACATATCCACGAGGCTCCGGCGGTGATGCTGTTCCCCATGGTGATTCTCGCCTTCGGTGCTATCTTCTCCGGCTATCTGTGGGCTGATTCCATTGGCCTTACCTTCTTCCGCGACAGCATGGCTTCTGTGGTGGGTCACGCCCAGGCTCTTTACCTGGCGGCAAATCCTGCCGCTCACGTGAACCCGGTTATCTTTGCCGCTCTTGGCACGCTGGCTGCCCTCGGCGGTATGTATATCGCCTGGAAGGTATTTAGCCGCGCCCGTATCATCGGTGTCAAGGGAGCCTCTACGGTTCCCGAAGGCAGCGCCGCTTCCTGGACGTTCCTTTGGGACTATATCCACTGCGCATTTATTGCCGGTGTGAACATTCTGGCCTGGTTCTGCGACGTGGTGGTGGAAAAGGTACTGCAGGCAATCCAGTGGACCCTTGCCGCCATCGTCGAAATCCTCGGCGACGGGGCGTCTATCCTCCAGGTCCGCAAGGTTCGTCTCCAGCTCTCGTTTAGCGTTGCAGGGGTTGCACTCCTTGTAATGCTGGTCATTTTCTCGGGAGGACTCGTCTAA
- a CDS encoding NADH-quinone oxidoreductase subunit J, which translates to MLALVYFIILAVIAVGAALCVLLSRHPLYGALSLVVSMVSLAGIYGLVGSPFLGVVQIMVYAGAIMMLVTFVIMVLNGAKDKRTPMFDGVSFFIIPAVLVLAAMVGFALLRSTMTFDSATVAGSVKVTSETLFNMASTGPGYFLLFEVIGVLLLSAMVAAIFLAKRHLGSVISENTEDKH; encoded by the coding sequence ATGCTCGCTCTCGTTTACTTTATTATTCTCGCCGTGATTGCCGTAGGGGCCGCCCTTTGCGTGCTCCTTTCCAGGCATCCTCTGTACGGCGCTCTTTCCCTGGTGGTGTCCATGGTCTCCCTGGCCGGCATCTACGGCCTTGTAGGCAGCCCCTTCTTGGGAGTTGTCCAGATTATGGTCTATGCGGGCGCTATCATGATGCTCGTGACCTTTGTGATTATGGTCTTAAACGGTGCCAAGGATAAGCGGACTCCCATGTTCGACGGGGTGTCTTTCTTTATTATCCCCGCCGTTCTGGTTCTTGCCGCCATGGTGGGCTTTGCCTTGCTGCGTTCCACTATGACATTTGATTCTGCAACTGTGGCAGGTTCCGTGAAGGTGACTTCGGAAACTCTGTTCAACATGGCCTCTACGGGCCCCGGGTATTTCCTTTTGTTCGAGGTGATTGGCGTGCTGTTGCTTTCGGCGATGGTGGCGGCCATCTTCCTTGCCAAGAGACACCTTGGTTCTGTGATTAGCGAAAATACGGAGGATAAGCACTGA
- the nuoF gene encoding NADH-quinone oxidoreductase subunit NuoF, translating to MAECVKVCTANFGKGAQDIEVYKKLGGYANISEKLFNMSQFELIDYVQRSNLRGRGGAGFPTGMKWSFVPRNSGKPVYIVVNADEGEGGTFKDHFLMLEDPHRLIEGLIIAGWALGSRAAYIYCRGEFLPCIESINKALNQAYAAGYLGENIMGTKFCFDIFVHRGAGAYICGEETALINSLEGQKGQPRLKPPFPAVSGAWKSPTCVNNVETIMALPWILSHEPEEYAKMGTPRAGGTKVFCISGDVKNPGVYEAPLGTPMMTMINDYAGGVVGGKLKAVLPGGSSCAPLTAEEAAVATMDYECLASMKTMFGSGAMIVINDTHNMVDLLNCLGNFYSHESCGQCTPCREGTGLLHRMLNLIVEGKGHDGDVELMQSLCGGFGGVTICPLSISLGGPVSSYTAKFRADFDEYIAKNPDHAKPRVQETYRPGIFW from the coding sequence ATGGCTGAATGTGTAAAAGTTTGTACAGCGAACTTCGGCAAGGGCGCCCAGGACATCGAAGTCTATAAGAAGCTGGGCGGCTACGCCAATATTTCCGAAAAGCTCTTCAACATGAGCCAGTTCGAACTCATCGACTACGTGCAGCGCTCTAACCTGCGCGGCCGTGGCGGTGCAGGGTTCCCCACGGGCATGAAGTGGAGTTTTGTTCCCCGCAATTCCGGCAAGCCCGTGTATATCGTGGTGAACGCCGACGAAGGCGAAGGCGGAACTTTCAAGGATCATTTCTTGATGCTGGAAGACCCCCACCGTCTTATCGAAGGCCTGATTATCGCCGGTTGGGCACTGGGCAGCCGCGCGGCCTACATCTACTGCCGTGGCGAATTTTTGCCCTGCATCGAAAGCATCAACAAGGCCTTGAACCAGGCATACGCTGCCGGTTACCTGGGTGAAAACATTATGGGCACCAAGTTCTGCTTTGACATCTTTGTCCATCGCGGAGCGGGCGCCTACATCTGCGGTGAAGAAACCGCCCTTATCAATTCTCTCGAAGGCCAGAAGGGTCAGCCCCGTCTTAAGCCGCCTTTCCCGGCGGTAAGCGGCGCCTGGAAGAGCCCCACCTGCGTGAACAACGTGGAGACCATCATGGCCCTTCCGTGGATCCTGAGCCATGAACCCGAAGAATACGCCAAGATGGGAACTCCCCGTGCTGGCGGTACCAAGGTGTTCTGCATCTCTGGCGACGTGAAGAATCCGGGCGTGTACGAGGCTCCTCTCGGCACTCCCATGATGACCATGATTAACGACTACGCCGGTGGCGTTGTGGGCGGAAAGCTCAAGGCCGTGCTGCCGGGCGGATCCTCTTGCGCTCCCTTGACTGCCGAAGAAGCGGCCGTGGCCACCATGGATTATGAATGCCTCGCCTCCATGAAGACCATGTTCGGTTCTGGCGCCATGATCGTGATTAACGATACCCACAACATGGTGGACCTGCTGAACTGCCTCGGCAACTTCTACAGCCACGAATCCTGTGGCCAGTGCACGCCTTGCCGCGAAGGTACGGGTCTTCTGCACCGCATGTTGAACCTGATTGTTGAAGGCAAGGGTCACGACGGCGACGTGGAACTGATGCAGAGCCTCTGCGGCGGTTTCGGCGGCGTGACCATTTGTCCTCTTTCCATTTCGCTGGGTGGCCCTGTAAGTTCTTATACGGCCAAGTTCCGTGCGGACTTTGACGAATACATCGCAAAGAACCCGGACCACGCCAAGCCCCGTGTTCAAGAAACCTATCGTCCTGGAATTTTCTGGTAA
- a CDS encoding NADH-quinone oxidoreductase subunit I, which produces MRVIRQKPMTLGERLYIFEAIRGLWTTLKHAARGLFDYDSLPTISYPEGQPEVRNTYRAKHRLMLRPDGTPRCVACGMCAAACPAHCIFIEATQSDDPRIEKRVMRFDIDHLTCVFCGLCVEACPVDALRMDTKVISFEHRTRDEFVSSLFDLTNWNPADYPEDEQSQKAPGGTLNKQALETWGMEVK; this is translated from the coding sequence ATGCGCGTTATTAGACAGAAACCCATGACCCTGGGTGAACGCCTCTATATCTTTGAGGCCATTCGCGGTCTGTGGACAACTCTCAAGCACGCTGCCCGCGGTCTTTTCGACTACGACAGCCTGCCTACCATCTCTTACCCCGAAGGTCAGCCCGAAGTGCGCAACACCTACCGTGCCAAGCACCGCCTGATGCTTCGCCCCGACGGGACTCCCCGTTGCGTGGCCTGCGGCATGTGCGCTGCGGCTTGCCCTGCTCACTGCATCTTTATCGAGGCTACTCAGAGTGACGACCCCCGTATCGAAAAGCGGGTGATGCGTTTTGACATCGACCACCTGACCTGCGTGTTCTGCGGTCTCTGCGTCGAGGCCTGTCCGGTAGATGCGCTCCGCATGGATACCAAGGTAATCAGTTTCGAACATCGCACCCGCGACGAATTTGTATCCAGTCTTTTCGATTTGACCAACTGGAATCCTGCCGACTATCCCGAAGACGAGCAGAGCCAGAAGGCTCCTGGCGGGACTCTGAACAAGCAGGCTCTGGAAACCTGGGGAATGGAGGTTAAGTAA
- a CDS encoding (2Fe-2S)-binding protein, whose protein sequence is MSNYYNMPKLPTENSPKVEIFVDDKPVMVPGDTNLLEALKAVGIETPHVCYHPFLPVSGNCRQCLVEQEGPRGRMLVIACYTPVAPGMKIYTPASSARVKNARKATQEFMLVNHPLDCPICDKAGECTLQENYMEAGQNESRMRPEYGKNYHGNPAHQFIDAKGQLRGGKHVDLGPRVLLDEERCVQCDRCVRFMRSIAGSEQLQLAGRADHTYITTFPGEKLDHEYDLCVTDVCPVGAMTAKYFRFQKRVWLLSHTPTVSMDDSLGANIWLDHADGRIYRVMPRCNPEVNRSWLSNTSRLAFQNFDKNRLPFMGFHVIQNLVSGVKAEGGKIALAAGGTCTIEDLAALRMLKDSLGDSAELFGGTFKKVGSPDGIAMSGDPMANRAGFKLMGVPENNLADLTKRAGEFKLLLTVNLDIFGEDASQASALEKIQNRVVLSAFNDETAAHGTLSCGVRHWSEVQGTMVNSLNILQKLNACPVCPDEKIRPAYEILSELAGCKFESAADAFKHAGEYAPALAGLSYDAIKSTGKLLEGGEA, encoded by the coding sequence ATGAGTAACTACTACAACATGCCGAAACTCCCGACCGAGAACAGCCCGAAGGTGGAAATCTTCGTGGACGACAAGCCGGTGATGGTTCCTGGCGATACGAATCTTCTCGAAGCCCTCAAGGCCGTGGGTATCGAAACGCCCCACGTATGTTACCACCCGTTCCTCCCGGTGTCGGGCAACTGCCGCCAGTGCCTGGTGGAGCAAGAAGGCCCCCGCGGTCGTATGCTGGTGATTGCCTGCTACACGCCGGTGGCTCCGGGTATGAAAATCTATACGCCGGCCTCCAGCGCCCGCGTGAAAAACGCCCGCAAGGCCACTCAGGAGTTCATGCTGGTGAACCACCCGCTGGATTGCCCCATCTGCGACAAGGCCGGCGAGTGCACCCTGCAAGAAAACTATATGGAAGCGGGTCAGAACGAATCCCGCATGCGTCCCGAATACGGCAAGAACTACCACGGCAATCCGGCGCACCAGTTCATTGACGCCAAGGGCCAGCTCCGGGGTGGCAAGCATGTGGACTTGGGCCCCCGCGTTTTGCTGGACGAAGAACGTTGCGTGCAGTGCGACCGCTGCGTGCGCTTTATGCGTAGCATCGCCGGTTCCGAACAGCTCCAGCTGGCGGGCCGTGCCGACCACACCTACATCACTACGTTCCCGGGCGAAAAGCTGGACCACGAATACGACCTGTGCGTCACCGACGTTTGCCCGGTGGGCGCCATGACGGCCAAGTACTTCCGCTTCCAGAAGCGCGTCTGGCTCCTTTCCCACACGCCCACGGTTTCCATGGACGATTCCCTGGGGGCAAACATCTGGCTGGACCATGCCGACGGTCGCATCTATCGCGTGATGCCCCGCTGCAATCCGGAAGTGAACCGCAGCTGGCTTTCTAACACCAGCCGTCTCGCGTTCCAGAATTTTGACAAGAACCGCCTTCCGTTCATGGGATTCCATGTAATCCAGAACCTGGTTTCCGGAGTCAAGGCGGAAGGGGGCAAGATTGCCCTTGCCGCTGGCGGCACCTGCACCATCGAGGACCTTGCGGCCCTCCGCATGCTGAAGGATTCCCTTGGCGACAGCGCCGAGCTGTTCGGCGGTACGTTCAAGAAGGTGGGTTCTCCCGACGGCATCGCCATGAGCGGTGACCCCATGGCCAACCGCGCAGGCTTCAAGCTCATGGGCGTCCCCGAAAACAACCTCGCAGACCTCACGAAGCGTGCCGGCGAATTCAAGCTGCTCCTGACCGTGAACCTGGATATCTTCGGCGAAGATGCATCCCAGGCTTCCGCCCTCGAAAAGATCCAGAACCGCGTGGTGCTTTCGGCTTTCAACGACGAGACCGCCGCTCACGGCACCCTCTCTTGCGGTGTGCGCCACTGGAGCGAAGTCCAGGGCACTATGGTGAACAGCCTGAACATTCTGCAAAAGCTGAATGCCTGCCCGGTATGCCCCGACGAGAAGATCCGCCCGGCCTACGAAATCCTTTCGGAACTGGCCGGATGCAAGTTCGAGTCCGCGGCAGACGCCTTTAAACATGCTGGCGAATACGCTCCCGCTCTCGCAGGCCTTTCTTACGATGCCATCAAGAGTACAGGCAAACTCCTCGAAGGAGGTGAAGCATAA
- the nuoK gene encoding NADH-quinone oxidoreductase subunit NuoK codes for MELQPLYIQILALVIFAIGIIVAVARRNLFFVLMGVELALNAVNLSFVGFAKTLPAEASVTGQIVPLFSIAVAAAEACVGFAMVIMIFRNKESVDADSYSDMKG; via the coding sequence ATGGAACTCCAACCGTTATACATCCAGATTCTTGCCCTGGTGATTTTCGCCATCGGCATCATCGTCGCCGTTGCCCGCCGCAACCTGTTCTTTGTGCTCATGGGCGTAGAACTGGCCCTGAATGCCGTGAACCTCTCCTTTGTGGGCTTTGCAAAGACGCTTCCTGCAGAGGCTAGCGTTACGGGTCAGATTGTGCCGCTGTTCTCCATAGCGGTGGCGGCGGCCGAGGCCTGCGTGGGCTTTGCCATGGTCATCATGATTTTCCGTAACAAGGAAAGCGTTGATGCGGATTCTTATTCGGATATGAAGGGGTAG
- a CDS encoding NADH-quinone oxidoreductase subunit M: MLLNLLVIAPFVAAILMVLNSKEDSSASSRMAILMGVAFAVMSVALIVTGNQATTPVEWFHIPGTRGPVYYYLYAHGLGAWMVFLSCGLSLVALISARSITGKSYRNFAIGIFALMGAMNGTFLAADAVLFFFFFEAMVIPAAILIAAFGGEKRTTAAMTFAIYTLVGSAPMMVALWYLLTIADNSLLLSMAVAVQSLPADTQTLVMLSFLLAFLVKTPIFPFHGWQAITYAEAPAPLSAILTGAMSKAGVFGFIAWVLPIFPMNLNYISGLMWLGLGTAIYGALMALRATDGKRLLAYSSMSHLGFAVAGVFSLSEAMLPAVLVLLVAHGISAGVQYFLMGVAERMTGTRNINEMGGLSSKNPVFSFLFGAAGVMALAVPGTAGFVGEFTVLLSLWDLGPLPALVGGFCLILSATYVLRFVQKVIFGKPAREYQEGTRTTALEGVAFGSMLALLLAFGLHPAFVTNSLHLFDEGITEESTTEVVEEVTEPAEQPMTAEELRELDSTLAASGFTEEERKALLAQIQSETLAVDSAVAASEAEEQSAVVGTDSSAAGVEQPAVETEKTEASENE; the protein is encoded by the coding sequence ATGTTGTTAAATCTTCTCGTTATCGCGCCCTTTGTTGCCGCCATCCTGATGGTGCTCAACTCCAAGGAAGACTCCAGCGCGTCTTCTCGCATGGCAATCCTCATGGGTGTGGCCTTTGCGGTTATGTCCGTGGCCTTGATTGTCACGGGTAACCAGGCGACCACCCCTGTGGAATGGTTCCACATTCCGGGAACCCGCGGTCCGGTTTACTACTACCTCTACGCCCACGGTCTGGGTGCCTGGATGGTGTTCCTTTCTTGTGGTCTCTCCTTAGTTGCTCTGATTTCTGCCCGTAGCATTACGGGCAAGAGCTACCGCAATTTCGCCATCGGCATCTTCGCCTTGATGGGCGCCATGAACGGAACCTTCCTTGCGGCAGACGCCGTGCTGTTCTTCTTCTTCTTCGAAGCCATGGTGATTCCTGCGGCAATCCTGATTGCGGCTTTCGGTGGCGAAAAGAGGACTACGGCGGCCATGACCTTTGCCATCTACACTCTGGTGGGCTCTGCTCCCATGATGGTGGCCCTCTGGTACTTGCTGACCATAGCCGACAACTCCCTGTTGCTCTCTATGGCGGTGGCTGTCCAGAGTTTGCCTGCAGATACCCAGACCCTGGTGATGCTCAGCTTCTTGCTTGCCTTCTTGGTGAAGACTCCTATCTTCCCCTTCCATGGTTGGCAAGCCATTACCTATGCCGAAGCTCCTGCACCTCTGTCTGCAATCCTTACGGGTGCCATGAGCAAGGCGGGCGTGTTCGGCTTTATCGCCTGGGTCTTGCCCATATTCCCCATGAACTTGAATTACATTTCTGGCCTTATGTGGCTTGGCCTCGGTACGGCGATTTATGGAGCCCTCATGGCGCTCCGGGCTACCGACGGCAAGAGGCTCTTGGCCTATAGTTCCATGAGCCACCTGGGCTTTGCGGTGGCAGGTGTCTTCAGCCTTTCCGAAGCCATGCTCCCCGCGGTGTTGGTGCTTCTGGTGGCCCACGGTATCTCTGCCGGTGTCCAGTATTTCTTGATGGGCGTTGCCGAACGCATGACCGGCACCCGCAACATCAACGAAATGGGCGGTCTTTCTTCAAAGAATCCCGTGTTCAGTTTCCTCTTCGGTGCGGCTGGCGTCATGGCTCTTGCCGTTCCCGGTACTGCCGGATTCGTGGGCGAATTTACAGTGCTCCTTTCCCTGTGGGATTTGGGACCCCTGCCTGCATTGGTGGGCGGTTTCTGCCTGATTCTTTCGGCCACTTACGTGCTCCGCTTTGTCCAGAAGGTTATCTTCGGCAAGCCCGCCCGTGAGTACCAGGAAGGTACAAGGACCACGGCTCTGGAAGGGGTTGCCTTCGGTTCCATGCTGGCGCTGCTTCTGGCCTTCGGTCTGCACCCCGCATTCGTGACCAATTCCTTGCACCTGTTCGACGAGGGAATTACCGAAGAATCGACGACGGAAGTTGTAGAGGAGGTTACAGAACCTGCAGAACAGCCCATGACTGCCGAAGAGTTGCGGGAACTGGATTCCACTCTTGCCGCTTCTGGTTTTACGGAAGAAGAACGCAAGGCCTTGCTTGCCCAGATCCAGTCTGAAACCCTGGCTGTAGATTCTGCGGTGGCCGCTTCTGAAGCGGAGGAGCAATCGGCTGTAGTGGGTACGGATTCTTCTGCGGCAGGGGTTGAACAGCCTGCGGTAGAAACTGAAAAGACGGAGGCATCCGAAAATGAGTAA
- a CDS encoding NADH-quinone oxidoreductase subunit H → MDIIESKTWVEWLITIGKFAFCFVPVLYILLLIPMERRGAGFMQDRQGPNRSYIKIPYFGKIRLLGYVQNMCDGTKLFFKEMFAPKGANKFLYYVAPAIPFAIVFLSPCVIPWFGPMVFEWGGKTVRIAGSIVDSDVGVLLLFGLSSLSAYGAVLAGWASKSKYSFLGALRTSSMTISYEVCLGLSMMGILLLAGSFNLTDIVNWQEHHAWGIVVQPVAFFCFLIASIAETGRAPFDVAEGEPELVAGYHTEYGAMQFGLFYMGEYSHICINSFLIATLFLGGYSVPFVTTETMQAHMGGSLAILFGVLAFLALAFLHLIYRYSAKLAKRAQSNKMEILQEYKLYKLVAWVAVVVFVALGACAWLFYNPANFVVNGFAVGSLATAVGTALIHLLVLVVKSVFFCWVWIWVRWTLPRFRYDHVMHLGWKIILNIALINLVVTAVIAKLVGGN, encoded by the coding sequence ATGGATATTATTGAATCCAAGACCTGGGTGGAATGGCTCATCACTATCGGAAAGTTCGCTTTCTGCTTTGTGCCGGTCCTTTACATCCTGTTGCTTATTCCTATGGAACGCCGCGGCGCTGGCTTTATGCAAGACCGTCAGGGTCCCAACCGTTCCTATATCAAGATTCCCTATTTCGGAAAGATCCGTTTGCTGGGGTATGTGCAGAACATGTGCGACGGCACCAAGCTGTTCTTCAAGGAAATGTTCGCTCCCAAGGGCGCAAACAAGTTCTTGTACTACGTGGCGCCTGCTATTCCTTTCGCTATCGTTTTCTTAAGCCCCTGCGTGATTCCCTGGTTTGGTCCCATGGTCTTTGAATGGGGTGGCAAGACGGTCCGCATTGCGGGCTCCATCGTGGATTCCGACGTGGGCGTGCTCCTGCTGTTCGGGCTTTCGTCCCTTTCGGCTTACGGTGCCGTGTTGGCCGGTTGGGCGTCCAAGTCCAAGTATAGCTTCTTGGGAGCGCTCCGTACCAGTTCCATGACCATCAGCTACGAAGTCTGTCTCGGTCTTTCCATGATGGGCATCTTGCTCCTTGCAGGCTCCTTCAACCTAACCGATATCGTGAACTGGCAGGAACACCACGCCTGGGGCATTGTGGTCCAGCCGGTGGCCTTCTTCTGCTTCCTCATCGCAAGCATCGCCGAAACGGGCCGCGCTCCCTTTGACGTGGCCGAAGGCGAACCCGAACTGGTTGCCGGTTACCATACCGAATATGGTGCCATGCAGTTCGGCCTGTTCTACATGGGTGAATACTCCCACATCTGCATCAACAGCTTCCTCATCGCGACCCTCTTTTTGGGCGGCTACTCCGTGCCTTTCGTGACGACGGAAACCATGCAGGCCCACATGGGAGGCTCTCTCGCCATCCTCTTTGGCGTGCTCGCCTTCCTCGCTCTTGCGTTCCTCCACTTGATTTACCGCTATTCCGCAAAGCTTGCCAAGCGTGCCCAGTCCAACAAGATGGAAATCTTGCAGGAATACAAGCTTTACAAGCTCGTCGCCTGGGTGGCCGTCGTGGTGTTTGTCGCCCTGGGTGCTTGTGCCTGGCTGTTCTACAATCCCGCGAACTTCGTGGTGAACGGCTTTGCCGTGGGTAGCCTTGCGACAGCCGTGGGTACGGCCCTTATCCACTTGCTGGTGCTTGTGGTCAAGAGCGTGTTTTTCTGCTGGGTGTGGATCTGGGTCCGCTGGACTCTGCCTCGCTTCCGCTATGACCACGTGATGCATCTCGGCTGGAAGATTATCTTGAATATCGCCCTCATTAACCTCGTGGTGACAGCGGTCATCGCCAAACTCGTAGGGGGTAACTAA